From Erigeron canadensis isolate Cc75 chromosome 5, C_canadensis_v1, whole genome shotgun sequence:
AGAGAGAGTATATACCCAAATTGACATGAACATCGTCATCCACTTTGACGTAGAATTGTGCATCCCAGTTAGCGTATGCAGTAGCAAAGAATGTTCTTGTTTTGGCAGTTAACTCATGATACCCTTCAACATGTTTCTGCAGTGATAGTATCATCAGATAATTTCAAGTTTAAGCTAAAGGGATATCAAAATCAGGTGAACAGAGAATCTTACGAGCCTCAAAAAGTCTTTATGTTGTGATTCCTCAGAGTCAATGGCTCGATCTAAAATGCTTTTAGATGTCACACTACATAAAATTGGAATTTCAGAGAAGATCATGAGGGGTAGATGTGTGTCGTGAAAGTGTTGCATCCTTCATCATGACATATCAGAAGTAGCATTTCCATAACATAAACTTGCAGTAAAAAGGTATAAAAGATGAAATCACCTATGGCCAATTATAAAACGGACAACGATACCCTTTTCCTTCTCGAGCTGAATTAACTTTTCACCTAGTCAAGAACAAAAAACTACACAGTATTAGCGTCTCGGCATACATAATCTGATTAACAGCCACAAAAATAGTATTTTCAAGACATGCACTTTGAGGTGGACAGAAATTAGATCAAAAAAGTTATCCAAGTTATGTTTAAAAACATGTATGTATAAGTACCACAACAAATGCATTTCTTAAAGCAATATCACTGCTGATATACGTTTTTCATAATGTGGAAACAAGTCAACAACTATAGTTAAAATGTACCTCTAGGCATCCATGTCTCTCTAACCGAATCACGCCTTCTTCTGCTACTAAAAGCAGTGTTAATTCCAATAACTGCAAATGCTTTTTTCTTTATCGTGCCCTTTTCAGAAACTGTCTTGTTTGGTTCCAAATTGCCATGGTTAACTTTCTCATGTAAACTTTCTACAATGGGAAGCTCCATTCTTAGCTTTGAGATTGAGTTTCCAAGTGATCTTATAGACCTCGGATAATCAATTACATTCACTATTAGATCTATTAGATTAATAAACCAACTTATATCATGAAGGATGTGTACGTAATAGTAtcaaattatgaaattaatcaCCGGATAGCTTCATCTGATTTGTGAATTACTCCAAATAAATCATTATCCTGAAACAAAATCCATCATTAAGGACGCAACATATTCATAAATACAAGATATAATGAAGAATATAGAATGTTATAATGTAGGcgtttttttattaagtattcTAACCTTGTATGTCATGTAATCATCAGAAACAATCTTGATTTTTCGTTCTCGCCTACGCATCACCTTTCCTTCTAAATCAACCGGAGCCAACACCCTACAAAATAATCATCATCCTTGTTACAAATCGGCTCAAAGATATCACAAATTCAGTTTTAGATTCATGGTCAAAGGGATTCGAACCCAAGACCTATTTGTGAAGAACATGCCAAATGCAAAACTGAAGATGCTGAAAATGAGTATCCATTTGGGTGACACTTTTCGACCACTCCATCTGCTGTTGTTCATTTCCTGTTTGGAGGCAAAGCCGAACAAACACAGATagatttataaaacaaaaaaacatcaaGACATTTTGGAAATGTAGATTTTTGTCTTCCTTAATTTCATAAACATTATCAAATGAGAACTCCCTTTTTTGCCCTATATGTTGGTAGCATAATGTTTTGTGGTCTTCTttcataaaagataaaaaatcgTGACAAATATTTGTATAATCTATTAATCTTTACTTAAATTCACGTGCGTAAACATAAAAATCATGTGAAATTTTGTTAACATCTATTTTGATTTACCAAAGTTGGGAAAATCATAATTTATGTAACCATTTGTaccttcaattaattaaatataaacattaTAAAGAGCATACACTTTCACATACGGCAACCATTGTGAAATTTTGGGAACAcaacatatttatataattataccaTGTGGGCCCCTACATAAACTTTGTTGATAAAATTCTAATTATATAACACATGATTATATAGTAGATAAAAAAATATCTCAGTTATAAATTGAAAAAGATTACAAATTGAAAATACAGTATAATCATAACTAACAAAAGTTTGATTACAAAGTATACTAACCAACAAATGTAAAACTAAACTTGCAAAGTCATAAACTGGTAAGCAGTTTGCAGGTTTCATACCCAATACCAGGAGCTTGGAGTCCATGCTCGTATCACCTTAACCTTCGTCGTTGGGCACGTGTTTCGCATGAGTGAAGTGCCACTATGGCTAAGCAAATGGTGACTGTTTTGACCCTTTTATCATTCGATGGATCAATTCAGGTCATACTTTGCATCTAATGGCTCAAATGAGTGAACTTTCAGAAATTGACTCAGAGGGTCCAACTTCGTAAAATTCACCCAAAATGTATCCAAATAACCATTTCGCTCCATATCTCTGTAGACTGCTTCTATTGGCATctgcaaaagaaacaaaaggatATGAGGACATATAACCATGTTCCACATATTGAACAACCATAAAAAGAGAGAGCTGCACTACTTGTTACCTGAAGTTTCCCTAGAAAGATGCTTCCATCACCTCAGGCCTTACAAGTTCACACTATTAAGTTTGTTCACCTTTTGTAAGGTTTAATATGATAATTTTCGTACTCTGAAGAAAATGATATCGATTCATCATCAAGCTTTTTCTTCAATCTCCTCCATGTCCTTAACATATCAGACTGTATTAAGCCTCTATACAGAGTCTCAAAAGTCACTTTTTGAGGCAAAATCCCTTTTTCAATCATTTCAACAAAATACTCACAAGCTTCTCTCCACATTTTCTTTTCACACAGTTCATGAACCAACAATGTGTATGAATCTAAATCCAGTCCTGACCCACTACCTTTCATATCCTCCCAAATCTCTTTAACAAGATCGAACTTATTCAATCTCATAAACATCCCTACAAGGATATTATATGTGTGGGTGTCGGGTAAGGAAACagaatcatttttcatttttttatacaaGTTTAAAGCACTGTCAACATCTTTCCGACCTCTATATTCTTTAAAGAAACAATTATAAGTTGTAGCAGACGGAACAACCCCATTTTCCACCATTTCATCAAGCAACTTTTCTGCTTCTA
This genomic window contains:
- the LOC122598968 gene encoding beta-1,3-galactosyltransferase 7-like, producing the protein MRNTCPTTKVKVIRAWTPSSWYWEMNNSRWSGRKVSPKWILIFSIFSFAFGMFFTNRVLAPVDLEGKVMRRRERKIKIVSDDYMTYKDNDLFGVIHKSDEAIRSLGNSISKLRMELPIVESLHEKVNHGNLEPNKTVSEKGTIKKKAFAVIGINTAFSSRRRRDSVRETWMPRGEKLIQLEKEKGIVVRFIIGHSVTSKSILDRAIDSEESQHKDFLRLKHVEGYHELTAKTRTFFATAYANWDAQFYVKVDDDVHVNLGMLASTLDRHLTKPRVYIGCMKSGPVLSQKNVKYHEPEYWKFGEEGNKYFWHATGQIYAISKDLAAYISNNQAILHKYANEDVSLGAWFIGLDVEHIDDRNMCCGTPPECEWKAETGNVCIASFDWSCSGICKSVERIKEVHKKCGENHATLWNRPTMNIL